A single Corticium candelabrum chromosome 16, ooCorCand1.1, whole genome shotgun sequence DNA region contains:
- the LOC134192390 gene encoding cytochrome c oxidase subunit 3-like yields the protein MFIPRSVERKPTTTKSRTRTHKTSEQSLLLLAKESKKKKNSANDEQNDEVVRYSKNQRWPAPDEPSCVVCGKYGAYICDKTDQDVCSLECKEKHVENQNFNLSVSIVSESVEECEGRDACGDGTTTWGDDTGVGREGEGCEAGGCGGDGLVVSYLYREHDEVGCRSEEEIERLRKAVCLFVCVFICVCVFVCLCHCCCVCVCVSVCLFACLCLCVYLFVFVCILCICVFVCLCLYVFICLCHCLCVLFVCVCLSVFVCLFVFVCLFVFVCILCSCVCLFVFVCVYVFVSLFVCVCLCVCVFVCLFVCVCLYTMYLCVCLCLFVCVYIFVCFCLCFCLFVFVCICLFLFVSLFVCICVFVFVCLCHCVCLCVFVCVCLSLCVCLFVFVCLFVYILCIRVCLCWFVCLYLLVCVCLCLCL from the coding sequence ATGTTCATCCCGCGTTCCGTTGAGAGAAAACCGACAACAACAAAGAGTCGCACAAGAACTCACAAGACGAGCGAACAATCACTACTTCTACTCGCGAAAGAgtcaaagaaaaagaaaaacagcGCGAACGACGAACAAAACGACGAAGTCGTGAGATACTCGAAAAATCAAAGATGGCCGGCACCTGATGAGCCTTCTTGTGTTGTTTGCGGCAAGTATGGCGCGTATATATGCGATAAAACGGACCAGGATGTTTGTAGCTTGGAGTGCAAAGAGAAACACGTTGaaaatcaaaatttcaatTTGAGTGTTTCGATTGTGAGTGAAAGTGTTGAGGAGTGTGAAGGTCGAGatgcttgtggagacggaacGACGACTTGGGGGGATGATACGGGAGTTGGGAGGGAAGGAGAGGGATGTGAGGCTGGTGGATGTGGTGGAGATGGGTTGGTGGTTTCGTATTTGTACAGAGAACATGATGAAGTCGGATGTAGGAGTGAAGAGGAGATTGAGAGACTGAGAAaagctgtgtgtttgtttgtttgtgtgtttatttgtgtttgtgtgtttgtttgtttgtgtcactgttgttgtgtgtgtgtctgtgtgtctgtgtgtttgtttgcttgtttatgtttgtgtgtttatttgtttgtgtttgtttgtatactatgtatttgtgtgtttgtttgtttgtgtttgtatgtgtttatttgtttgtgtcactgtttgtgtgttttgtttgtgtgtgtctgtctgtctgtgtttgtttgcttgtttgtgtttgtgtgtttgtttgtatttgtttgtatactatgtagttgtgtgtgtttgtttgtgtttgtatgtgtttatgtgtttgtgtcactgtttgtttgtgtttgtttgtgtgtctgtgtgtttgtgtgtttgtttgtttgtgtttgtttgtatactatgtatctgtgtgtttgtttgtgtttgtttgtttgtgtttatatttttgtttgtttttgtttatgtttttgtttgtttgtgtttgtatgtatttgtttgtttctgtttgtgtctttgtttgtttgtatttgtgtttttgtgtttgtttgtttgtgtcactgtgtttgtttgtgtgtgtttgtttgtgtctgtctgtctctgtgtgtttgtttgtttgtgtttgtgtgtttgtttgtttatatactATGTattcgtgtttgtttgtgttggtttgtatgtttgtatttgcttgtttgtgtctgtctgtgtttgtgtttgtga
- the LOC134192198 gene encoding probable ATP-dependent RNA helicase DDX59: protein MRVHGVDIPKPITEFTHCNFNATLTSNVQAVGYNIPTPIQMQVLPAALRHRDIIACAQTGSGKTAAFLLPIIASLCGGGRVGYNPCLPKAIVLAPTRELCMQIEDQAKQLMKGIPMMKTALIVGGLPMPPQIHRLQQGIQLVIATPGRLIDIIDKYVFDFSAIKCFVLDEVDTMLQMGFESQVRQITSLLPQTKQTLMFSATIPEATEKLAETMLKNPVLIAVGKPSSPSSGLKHTVLWVEEKSKKKQLFSLLSDPTYFKPPVVVFVDSKVGADLLTDALCTKCGIAAVAIHGDKSQEERSEALKSVQECRCDAIVATGLLGRGLDLVHVTQVIHFDMPSTIEEFIHQTGRAGRLGSHGSSITFINNTNKNLFLDIVTTLCPLSAVLPSQLLNSPHLIQQKTKQKRKRIVTEDTQGDRHKSQKGDVVTSDNLMQLLRDSKWRRRHRKSRIL from the exons ATGAGAGTCCATGGTGTTGACATACCAAAACCAATAACAGAGTTCACCCACTGCAATTTCAATGCAACAT TGACATCTAATGTGCAAGCTGTTGGATACAACATTCCAACTCCTATTCAAATGCAAGTTCTTCCCGCTGCGTTACGTCATCGTGACATCATTGCTTGTGCTCAAACGGGCTCCGGGAAAA CTGCTGCGTTTTTGTTGCCGATTATTGCGTCGCTGTGTGGTGGTGGTCGTGTAGGTTATAATCCATGTTTACCGAAGGCGATCGTATTGGCACCAACTCGAGAGCTTTGCATGCAGATTGAGGATCAGGCTAAGCAATTAATGAAAG GTATTCCAATGATGAAGACAGCCCTTATAGTTGGTGGCCTGCCAATGCCTCCTCAAATACACCGGCTGCAACAAGGAATCCAG CTTGTCATTGCGACACCCGGAAGACTCATCGACATCATTGACAAATACG TCTTTGATTTCAGTGCTATCAAGTGTTTTGTGCTTGACGAGGTGGATACGATGCTGCAGATGGGGTTTGAATCTCAG GTGAGACAGATCACCAGTCTTCTACCgcaaacaaagcaaacgtTAATGTTTTCAGCGACAATACCAGAAGCCACCGAGAAACTAGCCGAGACGATGCTCAAGAATCCGGTTTTAATTGCAGTTGGAAAG CCAAGTAGCCCAAGTTCAGGCCTGAAACACACCGTTTTATGGGTAGAAGAGAAGTCGAAAAAGAAGCAGCTATTTTCTCTTCTATCTGATCCAACCTACTTCAA gcctcctgttgttgtgtttgtggaTTCGAAGGTTGGAGCTGATTTGTTGACTGATGCTCTTTGTACGAAGTGCGGCATCGCTGCGGTGGCGATTCACGGTGATAAGTCGCAAGAGGAACGAAGTGAAGCGTTGAAATCTGTTCAGGAATGTCGATGTGATGCTATCGTTGCGACTGGTTTGTTGGGACGAGGACTGGACTTGGTGCATGTGACACAA GTAATTCACTTTGACATGCCGTCTACTATAGAAGAATTCATCCACCAA ACAGGCAGAGCTGGTCGACTCGGTTCTCACGGTTCGTCTATCACCTTCatcaacaacaccaacaagaaCCTTTTCCTCGACATCGTCACCACTCTGTGTCCTCTCAGTGCCGTCTTACCATCACAACTACTCAACTCCCCACATCTCAtccaacagaaaacaaaacaaaaaagaaaacGAATTGTCACAGAGGACACACAAGGAGACAGACATAAGAGTCAGAAGGGTGACGTCGTAACAAGTGATAATTTGATGCAGTTGCTTAGAGACAGCAAATGGCGTCGTAGACATAGAAAGTCAAGGATACTATAA
- the LOC134192031 gene encoding uncharacterized protein LOC134192031, which translates to MLVEDILGMPPVRSVQSIRSGVKAMFQSCCVIPLKRIRVNAYDETAWKLLFLIPRMVVSPLARGGKKKGGNIKETYRRFFAYQWEELLCNIDFPAGHQERQPSKEPTSKGVEKAALQLVKCGEIARTAKVLMSSGLAPASEETARKLAAKHPARSVSAEIDHEVSSNTTTEAINLDEVNLFNVVKRLPRGSSAGPSG; encoded by the coding sequence ATGTTGGTGGAGGACATACTTGGCATGCCCCCTGTTAGGTCAGTGCAATCCATCCGCAGTGGAGTTAAAGCAATGTTTCAAAGCTGTTGTGTGATTCCTCTGAAGAGAATCAGGGTAAATGCTTATGATGAAACTGCGTGGAAGTTGCTGTTTCTCATTCCCCGGATGGTAGTCTCCCCTCTGGCAAGAGGAGGCAAGAAGAAAGGTGGTAACATTAAAGAAACTTACAGGAGATTCTTTGCTTACCAGTGGGAGGAGTTACTATGTAACATTGATTTTCCAGCAGGTCATCAGGAACGTCAACCCTCAAAGGAACCAACTAGTAAGGGGGTTGAAAAAGCAGCACTACAGTTGGTCAAATGTGGAGAAATAGCTAGAACTGCAAAGGTGTTGATGAGTTCTGGTCTTGCACCAGCATCAGAAGAAACAGCAAGAAAGCTAGCAGCCAAGCATCCTGCAAGAAGTGTTAGTGCTGAGATTGATCATGAGGTGAGCTCGAACACAACGACAGAGGCCATTAATCTTGATGAAGTCAATTTGTTTAACGTGGTCAAACGACTTCCTAGAGGTTCTAGTGCTGGGCCTTCTGGATGA